From Trichoderma atroviride chromosome 1, complete sequence, one genomic window encodes:
- a CDS encoding uncharacterized protein (EggNog:ENOG41): MAMDSGEKLSGREPSTPVMTAADTVPKPIDEAEVVTPKTTRDSLVTVRLSEPPTLTLETASARNSDIPEVPALPATSEPIEDPTSSSSSSDAPDAARNSTATLSASAEANRSLHDELGEYDDADSDGSDSEEVNWEKLEKTEDEQTKDEETDNSTALLLARLEQENAKLATNPKTVKVQLVEKPPPNRPRPPSMAMLRKMVRGPTPAALRYSMLPPPPMTDLEFYAALVKDYQQTAARLPTLLSNKIRKGIPPPLRGVVWQSMSGSRDHDLEEQYERLNGESSPYEGLIGKDLGRSFPGVEMFRDPDGDGQRMLGRVLKTFSLYDTKIGYCQGLAFLVGPLLMHMPDKQAFCILVRLMERYDLRSCFLPDLSGLHVRIYQFRELLRANLPSLWSHLEDLQVETAYVSQWFLSFFATTCPLPMLFRIYDVIFAEGAPETLMRVALSLMRRNEARLLSCTELEDVMQLLLSRGLWDCYHYNADEFVQDFASLTGIVTREKLAQLEQGYRESLVATANTARTSDIATAAARFLGRIWASSGAFPRSSGLAPGFSAPSRPLSMLRRSTSKQSLASTLNSVEASSASVMSSSSTDATTVSRDSSNTVEDDSASRESTPVAPKVAVSSSKNTDDKHLHGQIEDLLTVLSELQRNHALLSNELKREREEREEDRKAVRSLLEGLRKRASLADEESDEEEDDDEEEEEDEVEEEEGGEDSLSLKSSKEAIEDAEVKADEEEVEDEKEEKEDEVEKSADEEEEDDSADTSDAPSAEDLSELLDRVESRFGSGTEGDDGDKSKSPPSASGTNSEMQAELQQAKDQLASAMSQNQNFSRQIHDLDQEMSSLKEQIRESHSHVRTLHQDKQRLEKQIQALRARPASSDPGLGSLDSGTEWTPKPPAGLREFKLGRSKSMASQGSTYDRRKSSVMQSNDLVPPLPASMPPTPLASNESKSSQNDLDTLLMELAQAKTVQAIAKQEAEEAKQQLEAMKKMYNHAQAQLQAQAQAQGDIPNGPVSPGSINAKVAATAATSPGSGGGGFWGWRR; the protein is encoded by the exons ATGGCAATGGACTCGGGCGAGAAGCTGAGCGGCCGCGAGCCGTCCACGCCAGTCATGACGGCCGCCGACACAGTCCCCAAGCCCATCGACGAAGCCGAAGTTGTAACCCCAAAAACGACCCGTGATTCTCTCGTGACCGTAAGGCTCTCGGAGCCGCCAACGCTGACGTTGGAGACCGCCTCTGCTCGAAATAGCGATATCCCCGAGGTGCCTGCGCTGCCAGCGACCAGCGAGCCGATCGAGGATCCtacaagctccagctccagctctgaTGCGCCAGACGCCGCCCGAAACTCGACCGCCACTTTGTCTGCCTCCGCCGAGGCAAACCGTAGCCTCCATGATGAACTCGGAGAGTATGACGATGCCGATAGCGATGGCTCAGATTCAGAGGAGGTCAATTGGGAAAAGCTTGAAAAGACGGAAGACGAACAGAccaaagacgaagagactGATAAC TCCACCGCTCTGCTTCTGGCCCGTTTAGAACAGGAAAACGCCAAGCTGGCGACAAATCCAAAGACCGTCAAAGTCCAGCTCGTCGAGAAGCCTCCGCCAAACAGGCCGCGCCCGCCATCAATGGCCATGCTCCGCAAGATGGTTCGAGGGCCCACGCCCGCCGCGTTGCGATACTCGATGCTGCCTCCGCCGCCCATGACAGATCTCGAATTCTACGCTGCTCTCGTCAAGGACTACCAGCAGACCGCGGCCAGGCTGCCCACACTGCTGTCCAACAAGATCCGCAAGGGAATCCCCCCGCCGCTGCGAGGCGTGGTGTGGCAGAGCATGTCTGGCTCTCGAGACCACGACTTGGAGGAGCAGTACGAGCGACTCAATGGCGAATCCAGCCCGTATGAGGGTCTCATTGGCAAGGATCTCGGCCGGAGTTTTCCTGGCGTTGAAATGTTTCGCGACCCTGACGGAGACGGCCAGCGCATGCTTGGACGAGTGTTGAAGACGTTCAGTCTGTACGATACCAAGATTGGATACTGCCAAGGCCTCGCATTTCTCGTTGGCCCTCTGTTGATGCACATGCCTGACAAGCAGGCATTCTGCATTTTGGTTCG ACTCATGGAGCGCTATGAtttgagaagctgctttCTGCCAGACCTTTCGGGACTCCATGTGCGAATATACCAATTCCGAGAGCTCTTGAGAGCCAATCTCCCCTCGCTGTGGAGCCACCTGGAAGATCTGCAAGTAGAAACGGCCTATGTCTCGCAGTGGTTCCTCAGTTTCTTTGCAACCACCTGCCCCCTGCCGATGCTATTCCGCATTTACGACGTGATTTTCGCCGAGGGTGCCCCTGAGACACTAATGCGCGTCGCACTATCACTAATGCGGAGGAACGAGGCCAGATTGCTGTCTTGCACCGAGCTCGAAGACGTGATGCAGCTCCTCTTGTCCAGGGGGTTGTGGGATTGTTACCACTACAACGCCGACGAGTTTGTGCAAGATTTCGCCAGCCTCACCGGCATTGTCACTCGAGAGAAGCTcgcccagctggagcagggATACCGCGAATCTCTAGTTGCGACCGCCAACACCGCCCGCACGTCTGATATTgcaaccgccgccgcccgaTTCCTCGGTCGCATCTGGGCTTCGTCCGGTGCATTCCCCAGGAGCTCAGGACTGGCTCCAGGTTTTAGTGCACCATCAAGGCCACTGAGCATGTTGCGACGCAGCACCTCCAAACAAAGCCTTGCCTCCACCCTAAACTCGGTTGAGGCAAGCTCCGCCAGTGTCATGAGTTCATCGTCGACAGATGCCACTACTGTGTCAAGGGACTCTTCAAACACTGTCGAGGACGATTCTGCAAGCCGCGAATCAACCCCGGTAGCTCCCAAGGTCGCCGTCAGCAGTAGCAAAAACACAGACGATAAACATCTGCATGGCCAGATTGAAGATCTCCTCACCGTGCTAAGCGAGCTGCAGCGTAATCATGCGCTGCTGTCAAACGAACTGAAACGCGAgcgggaggagagagaagaggaccGAAAAGCTGTTCGATCCCTCTTGGAGGGGCTCAGGAAGAGAGCAAGCCTCGCAGACGAGGAAtcggacgaggaggaggatgatgatgaggaggaggaggaagatgaagtagaggaagaggaaggtGGAGAAGACAGTTTGAGTTTGAAGAGCTCCAAAGAGGCTATTGAAGATGCAGAAGTAaaggcagatgaagaagaggtagaggacgagaaggaggagaaggaagatgaagtAGAGAAATCagctgatgaggaggaggaggatgattCGGCCGATACATCAGATGCGCCATCCGCAGAAGACTTGTCAGAGCTGCTTGATAGAGTGGAAAGCCGCTTCGGCAGTGGAACTGagggcgacgatggcgacAAGAGCAAATCTCCGCCATCAGCATCTGGCACAAACTCGGAAATGCAGGCTGAGCTGCAACAGGCCAAAGACCAGCTGGCCAGTGCCATGTCGCAGAACCAAAACTTCAGCCGGCAGATACACGACTTGGACCAAGAAATGTCGTCTCTGAAGGAGCAAATCCGGGAAAGCCACAGCCACGTCAGGACCCTTCACCAGGACAAGCAGCgactggagaagcagatacAAGCTTTGCGAGCCAGGCCAGCATCCAGCGACCCGGGCCTGGGCAGCCTTGATTCCGGAACGGAATGGACCCCCAAGCCACCCGCTGGGTTGAGGGAGTTTAAGCTCGGGCGCAGTAAGTCGATGGCTTCTCAGGGCTCAACATATGACCGGCGAAAGTCGTCGGTGATGCAAAGCAACGACCTGGTGCCACCGCTACCAGCGTCGATGCCCCCGACACCATTGGCGTCAAACGAGAGCAAGTCGTCTCAGAACGACCTCGATACGCTGCTGATGGAGCTTGCGCAGGCAAAGACGGTGCAGGCCATTGCAAAGCAAGAGGCGGAAGaagcgaagcagcagctggaagcgatgaagaagatgtacAACCACGCTCAagctcagcttcaagctcaggcccaagctcaaggagacATTCCCAACGGTCCTGTATCTCCAGGCTCGATTAACGCTAAAGTTGCTGCGACTGCAGCTACGTCTCCCGGATcaggtggtggtggtttcTGGGGCTGGCGCAGGTGA
- a CDS encoding uncharacterized protein (EggNog:ENOG41~TransMembrane:1 (i142-160o)), translating into MSSIAQRRPRPAPPRRVSGRHDSISPSTVTPLRPFPAHRAHATADFTEADDDDEDEEDGFDHNNSNNNNNTRNDSGRFDEGNNNNNSNSNSNSNSNSNGSNNTRRRRAYTTDMPPEGIRGQDQEDDDDDGEEERQPRRRNTLPVLPLFSSSHLGMIFRLAS; encoded by the coding sequence ATGTCCTCCATAGCCCAGCGTCGCCCTCGACCGGCTCCCCCTCGCCGCGTTTCTGGTCGGCACGACAGCATCTCGCCGTCTACTGTCACGCCGCTTCGGCCATTCCCCGCCCATCGAGCCCATGCCACGGCGGATTTCACAGaagcagacgacgacgatgaggacgaagaggacggcTTCGATcacaacaacagcaataATAATAACAATACCAGGAATGACTCGGGCCGTTTCGATGAgggcaacaacaacaacaatagcaacagtaatagcaacagcaacagcaacagcaatggcagcaacaatactcgtcgccgtcgtgcTTACACGACCGATATGCCTCCCGAAGGAATTCGAGggcaagaccaagaagacgatgatgatgatggggaagaagaacGCCAGCCTCGGAGACGCAATACTCTGCCTGTTCTTccgctcttctcctcctcgcacCTCGGTATGATATTCAGGCTCGCCTCTTGA
- a CDS encoding uncharacterized protein (EggNog:ENOG41~TransMembrane:4 (i43-61o67-87i129-151o157-175i)), whose amino-acid sequence MADSAGAVNGQPKAANGNAGQTLTPYHSLFRHLFSWEKPRDSAIAYASVVTTIIAVRYLNLLSWTLGLSWMVLATTVAAEISGKLVLNNGLASQFRPREYFTISRDTFEAMVSDAHGLINFFLIEAQRIVFVENIGVSVAACVAAFISGFLIKVAPYWVLTIIATTIAFFAPLVYSSNQEFIDEQLKTAANAINAQTAQVRDAAQKQADHLAAVGKQYAGDYTGKVQEILRTRNLSPSATKKAPEFPSPPTEEPKAAEPVVPQEPIIA is encoded by the exons ATGGCCGATTCTGCTGGCGCGGTAAATGGTCAACCCA AAGCTGCCAACGGCAATGCTGGACAGACTCTGACGCCGTATCACTCGCTCTTCAGGCATTTGTTTTCCTGGGAGAAGCCCC GTGACTCGGCCATCGCATATGCTTCCGTTGTTACTACCATTATTGCTGTGAGGTACCTGAACCTCCTTAGCTGGACCCTTGGACTGTCCTGGATGGTCTTGGCCACCACTGTCGCTGCTGAGATTTCAGGCAAGCTGGTCCTTAACAATGGCCTGGCTTCCCAGTTCCGCCCGCGCGAGTACTTCACCATTTCACGCGATACTTTCGAAGCAATGGTCAGCGATGCCCACGGActcatcaacttcttcctcatcgaaGCTCAGCGCATAGTGTTCGTTGAGAATATTGGTGTTTCGGTTGCC GCCTGCGTTGCTGCCTTCATCTCAGGCTTCCTCATCAAGGTCGCTCCCTACTGGGTTCTTACCATCATCGCAACCACCATTGCTTTCTTTGCCCCTCTGGTCTACTCCTCCAACCAGGAGTTCATTgatgagcagctcaagaccgctgccaacgccatcaaCGCCCAGACCGCCCAAGTCCGAGATGCCGCTCAGAAGCAGGCCGACCaccttgctgctgttggaaaGCAGTATGCCGGAGACTACACTGGCAAGGTTCAGGAGATTCTGCGCACTCGCAACCTTTCTCCTTCGGCCACTAAGAAGGCTCCCGAGTTCCCCTCCCCTCCTACTGAGGagcccaaggctgccgaACCAGTTGTCCCTCAGGAGCCTATCATTGCCTAA
- a CDS encoding uncharacterized protein (EggNog:ENOG41), whose translation MKRATTQEMASESLQQHRRFLAAVLNTSREPLDAQENALGKAKFYRIIDLYSKRKRDRSKYKRHLLIQYSYEYALSEESRAHFLQTFFQALELSIDGQARVNLSDKKQASELWLKISAFADFLVDNFYLPLKAAARRAPLPSLTSQPAVPDLITDPREDCLIRDRHRCIITHAFDFDEAVTRHKEQTNEAKDDEGRPLFGGNRFLHLEAAPILPHSLAEIGSDPSEESRAKKLTLAILNIFDHGIQDLINECVGTPRNAVTLTKNYHHMFAEFEIYFAQHDGLTHSPHTYRIEAFVPLAMRRELPITRTLRPEGDGESIALPEPRLLALRCALAHVLYYSSVGTYIDELLEKRKEKPTEENEPAELDLFAQLRLDGRCASSTTTSTATTAVANTAAAASTAAAASTTAADGTTTADSITTVDSTTTAPSTTVASTSGGGDGDDDGERQ comes from the exons ATGAAAAGGGCTACAACTCAAGAGATGGCTTCCGagtctctccagcagcaccggCGATTCCTAGCGGCCGTGCTAAACACTTCGCGCGAACCGCTGGATGCCCAAGAGAACGCCCTGGGCAAGGCCAAATTCTACCGCATCATTGATCTCTACAGTAAACGGAAGCGTGACCGCTCCAAGTATAAACGCCACCTGCTGATCCAATACTCTTATGAATACGCCCTCTCCGAGGAGTCGCGAGCCCACTTCCTGCAGACCTTTTtccaggcgctggagctctCAATTGACGGTCAAGCCCGTGTTAATCTGAGCGATAAGAAGCAGGCTAGCGAGCTCTGGCTGAAGATCTCTGCCTTTGCAGACTTCTTGGTGGATAACTTTTACCTACCGC TCAAGGCCGCTGCGAGACGGGCACCCCTGCCGAGTCTGACGTCGCAGCCCGCCGTGCCGGATCTCATCACAGATCCTCGTGAGGATTGCCTGATCCGCGATCGCCATCGCTGTATCATCACGCATGCATTTGATTTCGATGAAGCAGTAACACGACACAAAGAACAGACCAATGAAGCCAAGGACGACGAGGGGAGGCCGCTGTTTGGCGGCAATCGTTTCCTCCACCTGGAGGCCGCGCCGATTCTTCCCCACTCTCTCGCCGAGATTGGATCAGACCCCTCTGAAGAG AGTCGCGCCAAGAAACTCACGCTGGCGATTCTCAACATATTCGACCATGGCATTCAAGATTTAATCAACGAGTGCGTTGGCACGCCGCGGAATGCCGTGACTCTCACCAAAAATTACCATCACATGTTTGCCGAATTCGAAATCTACTTTGCGCAGCATGATGGGCTGACCCACTCGCCGCACACGTACAGGATCGAGGCCTTTGTCCCTTTAGCCATGAGAAGAGAACTTCCCATCACTCGAACATTGCGCCCAGAGGGAGATGGTGAATCAATTGCCTTGCCAGAGCCTCGACTCCTGGCTCTTCGTTGTGCCCTCGCTCATGTGCTTTACTATTCTTCAGTGGGCACTTATATCGACGAATTGCTTGAAAAGCGCAAGGAAAAGCCCACCGAGGAGAATGAACCGGCAGAGCTGGACCTCTTTGCACAGCTGAGATTAGATGGGCGGTGTGCCTcttctactactactagcactgctactactgctgttgctaatactgctgctgctgctagtactgctgctgctgccagtactactgctgctgatggtactactactgctgaTAGTATTACTACTGTTGatagtactactactgctcCCAGTACTACTGTTGCTAGTAccagtggtggtggtgatggtgatgatgatggtgagcGCCAATGA
- a CDS encoding uncharacterized protein (TransMembrane:1 (i40-60o)) has translation MMHERREGKKPRLCGKFSRWQFLMSACAASRHHQYFSPNLWVVIFFAVGSALSSGLAMLMDGSYLLATYKALYSTPYSMRELAARGNLPVSMQRMKSPGIPAA, from the exons ATGATGcatgagagaagagaggggaaaaaaccTCGTCTATGCGGCAAG TTTTCACGGTGGCAATTCTTGATGAGCGCTTGTGCTGCTAGTAGGCACCATCAGTATTTTTCACCGAATTTGTGGGttgtcatcttcttcgctgtCGGCTCTGCTCTTTCGTCTGGGTTGGCAATGCTGATGGATGGATCATATTTATTAGCGACCTATAAAGCGCTGTACAGTACTCCGTACAGCATGCGTGAGTTGGCAGCCCGGGGAAACCTGCCCGTCTCCATGCAGCGAATGAAAAGCCCAGGTATTCCTGCTGCCTGA
- a CDS encoding uncharacterized protein (BUSCO:EOG092D11OI), with protein sequence MDDQVHKPHRKSKEKKQHSGERNPKAFAVARPGKLQRQAARSSDIKEKRLHVPLVDRLPDEAPPRLVAIVGPPGVGKTTLLKSLVRRYAKETLSDPQGPITVVTSKKQRLTFMECPNELEAMVDVAKVADIILLMIDGNYGFEMETMEFLNILAATGMPGNVFGVLTHLDLFRKPAALKDAKKHLKRRLWTELYQGAHLFYLSGIMNGRYPDREVHNLSRFLSVMKNPRPLVWRNSHPYTIIDSFRDITHPTKIEEDPKCDRSIVLSGYLRGTNFATQGQRVHVAGLGDFTVSSMEVLPDPCPTPAMEQALAKITGKKGRRRLDEKEKKLYAPMSDRSGLKIDGDAIWITRDKGFTFDKDADTTERGEGEEMIIGLQAERRLLGQTEDGVQLFKGGREVKELAEEEDTGRKEQRKARIAEREDGDDEGNEDDEGFVSGSDEEDPDDEEEFNEGKLGKMFRGKADKEANGDDDLAFADSDSDLGSISDLDRDAEGDEEYDSDEETAALRWKEGMADRAMKLHSRKRSYHTADLARYIYDGSMTASEALKKWRGEEDDSEEEDIENDSEDEEFFKKNAQESEDLIEDRSIPEYDYEDLAAKWANSENIEALKTKFTTGRKGGRGDDEDEDGEFGGFDDDEGEGDGEGDEDSEGDGEFEDLEADAQNPPQQQSTEDIQAEREKNAKRKEELKARFEEEDRDGFMNDKSKSRREGGGDGEEEFGEDDWYDAQKAMIQKQLDINKEEFENLDERQRAAVEGYRAGKYAKLVLEGVPAEFVSRFDARQPIIVGGLSATEDRWGFVQVRIKRHRWHKKILKTNDPLIFSLGWRRFQTLPIYSISDSRTRNRMLKYTPEHMHCFATVYAPLIAPNTGFVCFNSFSAAGFRIAATGTVLSVDESTEIVKKLKLTGSPYKIFKNTAFIKGMFNSSLEIAKFEGASVKTVSGVRGQIKRALSKPEGHFRATFEDKILASDIVFLRAWYPIKPHRFYNSASNLIGWQPMRLTGEVRRAEKVATPQLKNSQYRKIERQTRHFNGLKVPRALAADLPFRSQITQMKPQKKKTYLQKRAVVLGSEEKQTRAFMQKVLTVHNEQVAKRRAKKEENRASFKKKLAEGDEKREAREKRESKEYWRKNGRKRSGGDEDGGGGGKRRR encoded by the exons ATGGACGACCAAGTGCACAAGCCGCATCGCAagagcaaggagaagaagcagcactCGGGAG AACGCAACCCCAAGGCTTTTGCCGTTGCTAGACCCGGCAAGCTTCAGCGACAGGCTGCCAGATCGTCTGAT ATCAAGGAAAAGCGTCTCCATGTCCCTCTCGTCGACAGACTTCCAGATGAGGCGCCGCCGcgcctcgtcgccatcgtcggccCCCCCGGCGTGGGCAAGACGACTCTGCTAAAATCTCTCGTCCGACGATATGCCAAGGAGACTCTTTCCGATCCTCAGGGCCCCATCACGGTCGTTACCTCGAAGAAACAGCGATTGACGTTCATGGAGTGCCCCAACGAGCTGGAAGCCATGGTGGACGTCGCCAAGGTCGCCGACATCATCCTTCTCATGATTGACGGCAACTACGGCTTTGAGATGGAGACTATGGAATTTCTCAACATCCTGGCCGCTACTGGTATGCCTGGCAACGTCTTTGGTGTCTTGACCCACCTGGATCTGTTCCGCAAGCCTGCCGCTCTAAAGGATGCCAAAAAGCACCTAAAACGAAGACTCTGGACAGAGCTCTACCAGGGCGCTCATCTGTTTTACCTCTCTGGTATCATGAATGGCAGATACCCAGATCGTGAGGTTCACAACCTGTCTCGCTTCCTCTCCGTCATGAAGAACCCGCGACCTCTTGTGTGGAGAAACTCTCACCCATACACCATCATCGATAGCTTCCGCGACATCACCCACCCCACCAAGATCGAAGAAGACCCTAAATGCGATCGATCCATTGTTCTATCAGGATACCTGCGAGGAACCAACTTTGCAACCCAGGGCCAGCGAGTGCATGTTGCCGGTCTGGGCGACTTCACCGTGTCTTCTATGGAAGTGCTGCCTGATCCTTGCCCCACACCGGCCATGGAGCAGGCTTTGGCCAAAATTACTGGCAAAAAGGGACGAAGAAGACTggatgaaaaggaaaagaagctctaCGCCCCCATGTCTGACCGCAGCGGCCTGAAGattgacggcgatgccatctGGATCACCAGGGATAAGGGATTCACATTTGACAAGGATGCGGACACTACCGAAcgtggagagggagaagagatgaTTATTGGGCTTCAGGCCGAGCGAAGGCTACTCGGCCAGACAGAAGACGGAGTGCAGCTGTTCAAAGGAGGCCGAGAAGTCAAGGAGCTagctgaggaagaagatacCGGCAGAAAAGAGCAGCGAAAAGCTAGGATTGCTgagcgagaagatggagacgatgaagggaacgaagacgacgaaggCTTTGTCAGTGGcagcgacgaagaagacccagacgacgaagaagaattCAACGAAGGGAAACTGGGCAAAATGTTCCGCGGCAAAGCTGACAAGGAAGccaacggcgatgatgacctTGCCTTTGCAGACAGCGATTCAGATCTTGGTTCCATCTCAGATCTTGACAGAGATGCAGAGGGTGACGAAGAATACGACTCTGATGAGGAGACTGCGGCCCtgagatggaaagaaggaatGGCCGACAGGGCTATGAAGCTCCACTCCAGGAAACGCTCGTATCACACTGCAGACCTGGCTCGTTATATCTACGACGGCTCCATGACTGCCAGCGAGGCATTGAAGAAGTGGAGGGGCGAAGAGGACGACTCGGAAGAGGAGGACATTGAAAATGActctgaagacgaagagtTTTTCAAAAAGAATGCACAGGAGAGCGAAGACCTGATCGAGGATCGATCAATACCAGAGTACGACTACGAGGACTTGGCGGCCAAGTGGGCCAATAGCGAGAATATTGAGGCTCTCAAGACAAAGTTCACAACGGGCAGAAAAGGTGGGCGCGgagacgatgaggatgaggatggcgagtttggcggcttcgatgatgacgaaggaGAGGGCGACGGTGAGGGTGACGAAGATAGCGAGGGCGATGGTGAATTCGAGGATTTGGAAGCTGATGCTCAAAACCCTCCTCAGCAACAGTCAACGGAAGATATCCAGGCTGAGCGTGAGAAAAAcgcaaagaggaaagaggagctcaaggcaagattcgaggaggaggatcGAGATGGTTTCATGAACGACAAGTCAAAGTCCCGACGAGAaggaggcggcgatggcgaagaggaaTTCGGCGAGGACGACTGGTACGATGCCCAAAAGGCCATGATCCAGAAGCAGCtcgacatcaacaaggaGGAGTTTGAAAACCTGGACGAGCGCCAGAGAGCCGCCGTCGAGGGTTACCGAGCCGGCAAATATGCCAAGCTCGTGCTGGAGGGCGTGCCCGCCGAGTTCGTCTCCCGCTTCGACGCCCGGCAACCCATCATCGTCGGTGGCCTCTCAGCGACAGAAGACCGCTGGGGCTTCGTGCAGGTGCGCATCAAGCGCCACCGCTGGCACAAGAAGATCCTCAAGACAAACGACCCGCTCATCTTTTCGCTGGGCTGGCGCCGCTTCCAGACGCTGCCCATCTACAGCATCTCCGACTCGCGAACGCGCAACCGCATGCTAAAGTACACGCCGGAGCACATGCACTGCTTCGCCACCGTCTACGCGCCGTTGATTGCGCCCAACACGGGCTTCGTGTGCTTCAACTCCTTCTCGGCCGCCGGTTTCCGCATTGCCGCCACAGGCACCGTGCTCTCCGTCGACGAGTCCACCGAGATtgtcaagaagctcaagctgACCGGCTCCCCTTACAAGATCTTCAAGAACACTGCCTTCATCAAGGGCATGTTCAACTCGTCGCTCGAGATTGCAAAGTTCGAGGGCGCCTCTGTCAAGACCGTCTCCGGCGTGCGCGGTCAGATCAAGCGCGCGCTCTCCAAGCCCGAGGGCCACTTCCGTGCTACCTTTGAGGACAAAATCCTGGCCAGCGACATTGTTTTCCTGCGCGCCTGGTACCCCATCAAGCCGCACCGCTTCTACAACTCCGCCTCCAACCTCATCGGCTGGCAGCCCATGCGTCTTACCGGCGAAGTCCGCCGCGCAGAAAAGGTGGCCACACCGCAGCTCAAGAACTCGCAGTACCGCAAGATTGAGCGCCAGACGCGCCACTTCAACGGCCTCAAGGTGCCGCGCGCCCTCGCTGCCGACCTGCCCTTCCGGTCGCAGATTACTCAGATGAAgccccagaagaagaagacttaCCTGCAGAAGCGCGCCGTCGTCCTGGGCTCTGAGGAGAAGCAGACGCGGGCCTTTATGCAAAAGGTGCTGACCGTCCACAACGAGCAAGTCGCCAAACGCCgtgccaagaaggaggagaaccGCGCCTCCTTcaagaagaagttggccgagggcgatgagaagagagaggccagggagaagagggagagcaAAGAATACTGGCGCAAGAACGGCCGCAAGAGGAGTggcggagatgaagatggcggcggcggcggcaagagGAGAAGGTGA